The window GAATCCCTTGGGCGTACTTCTGTTAATGCCGTTTTACCAAATACATCAAATAATGTCTCTGAGATAGCCATGCCTTTTACTGCTTCTTCCGTTTCTGGGCATCGCATGGGTACTGGACCTGCAACGCCATAAGCAAGACGTACATCTTCAAGATGGGTTTTGTCATGGTTTAACTTACAGGAAACGGAACAACCTAATGTAGCGATATCCATAGCATCTCGCATAGCATATTTGATATAACAGCCATAATAGTTTTCATAATTGTCTTTTTGAATGTAGATAGCTGTTAATAACTCGCCATTTTTTAGATCAACCCTGCCAGGACCTAGATAATAGTCCTTAATGGGTATTATTTTACTGCCATTTGGCCCTGTAATCTCTAATTCAGCATTAAGGGCAAATAATGTGGATGCGCTGTCTGCACTTGTGACACCATTGGAAATATTACCGCCAATGGTACCAATATTTCGAACTTGTGGTCCACCAACTTCGTCCACAGCATCACCTAATACAGGTATATATGATTGAATAATAGGGTCTTTTGTTATATGTGAAAAACTGGTAAGAGGACCTATTTTAATCCGTCCATCCTCTTGAAGGGTTACACCTCTTAGTTCATCTAATCCATAGATACTTACTAGAGAACAGCCTGCCAGTTTACCTTCATGAATTTTAATTAAGATATCACTTCCACCTGCAATGATTAGTGAATCCGGATCAGCCACAAGATGCTTAATGGCATCTTCTACAGAAGTAGCCTGATAGATTTTTTCTATATCATACATAATAAGGCTCCTTTCTTAAAACTAAATCATATTCAGTGATTTAAACTTCTCAACAAGTCTCTGAGGGGTTAATGGTGCTTCATGGAAACTAACACCTGTTGCATGGAACAGAGCATTGCGTATAGCTGGGGCAACAGGAATTGCAGGGGGCTCACCTAACGCCTTATTACCAAATGGTCCAGAGA is drawn from Vallitalea pronyensis and contains these coding sequences:
- the xdhB gene encoding xanthine dehydrogenase subunit XdhB — protein: MYDIEKIYQATSVEDAIKHLVADPDSLIIAGGSDILIKIHEGKLAGCSLVSIYGLDELRGVTLQEDGRIKIGPLTSFSHITKDPIIQSYIPVLGDAVDEVGGPQVRNIGTIGGNISNGVTSADSASTLFALNAELEITGPNGSKIIPIKDYYLGPGRVDLKNGELLTAIYIQKDNYENYYGCYIKYAMRDAMDIATLGCSVSCKLNHDKTHLEDVRLAYGVAGPVPMRCPETEEAVKGMAISETLFDVFGKTALTEVRPRDSWRASKILRLQLAEELCKRALKEAIRRAGGEC